The following nucleotide sequence is from cyanobacterium endosymbiont of Braarudosphaera bigelowii.
TCGATAAGTAAATAAAGTTGTTAGATGCATATTTATAATGATGATTACAAAATTGACATCATTTTAGTGTATGTATTTAAGTTCACAGAAATAATGTAATTGCATTGCATTATGAAAACTAAGTCAATCGGTACTTACATACTGTGAAATCTGTCTCCAACTACTGCAGTGGAGTAAAGGTTATTTAACCTCTGTAAACACGTAAATAAAAAACTAAACCTATGAGCGCAAAAACAAAAGTTCCTGTTAATATTTATCGCCCTCAGAGTCCATACATTGGTAAGTGTTTGGAAAATTATTCTTTGGTTAGTGAAGGAGGTAGTGGAATTGTTCAGCATTTAACATTTGACTTATCTGCTGGTGATCTTCATTATCTGGAAGGACAAAGCATTGGAATTATCCCTCCTGGGGTTGATGAGAAAAAAGGAAAACCTCATAAGCTAAGACTATACTCTATAGCGTCTACTCGTCATGGAGATAAAAATGATGATAAAACTATTTCTTTATGTATTCGTCAATTAGAGTATCAGCACCCCGAAACTAATGAAACAGTTTATGGAGTATGTTCTAGTTTTCTATGTAATCTTGAAGTTGGTGCAGAAGTAGCTATATGTGGGCCAGTTGGTCAAGAAATGTTACTTCCTGATGATGAAGACGCCAATATTGTTATGTTGGCAACAGGTACAGGTATAGCACCTTTCCGTTCTTTTCTATGGCGTATGTTCAAAGAACAACATACAGATTATAAATTCAAGGGTTTTTCTTGGTTAATCTTTGGTATTCCTTATTCAGCTAACATTCTTTATAAGGAAGATTTAGAGAAAATTCAAGCCGATAATCCTAATAGTTTTGAGTTAACTTATGCTATCAGCCGAGAGCAACAAAATGCTGAAGGTGGACGCATGTATATTCAACATCGAGTAGCTGAACAAGCAGAGAGATTATGGAACTTATTGCAAGATCCAAAGACACATCTCTATATGTGTGGTCTTAAAGGAATGGAAAGTGGTATTGAGGAAGGATTAAGTCCCTATGCTTTACAAAATGGTGTAGAGTGGGGCACTTTTGTCAAACAACTGAAAAAAGAGCATCGTTGGCATGTTGAAGTTTACTAGATTTTAAATATTACTTTTAATTATCTAACAAGGGGGTCAAATTTTTGCCCTCTTTTTTCTTAATTTTTAGAATATAGTTAATTAACTAGGAAATAAAAAGTATTTTTTTGGTGGGCAGCGATTTAATTGCAACTTATAAAATTCTTTATAGAGATAAACTAAATAATTAAGTAGTCAGTCAGTCAAATTATATACAGTGTAGTTATGAAATTAAACATATTATGAAATTACCTGATTAAGTATTTCCTTATGCAGCATAGCACGTTCTTTTAAATCTTTTATTGAACTATCAATCGGTTGCATACTATTAAAAAAATACTCTAGCCATGCATGTTTTATTGTATCTGAATTGTTAGGTAACTGATTAAGTTCCCATCCGGGAATATTTATTTCCTCCATTAAATACTTAACTTTAGGATCATAGCTTAAAGCAAAACATCGCGATTTTTCTGAAGCAGCCATAATTAAACAATGTAATCTCATTCCTATAGTCATATTGATATTTTTAAATAATCCTTTTAATCTTTGTGGATCATCTAATTGAATAATCTCATGAGGCTTTAATAATTGTTTGGAAATAAAATGTGCAATTGCAAGATCTTGAGAAGCTTGAAATGGAACTAGTAATATATACACATTAGTAATTTTTTGAAAATCTACTAATGCATTAGTCAACGTTTTCAATCTTTGGAGAGTTAATGATGGATGATTACGCAAATTAACAGCAACTTTTAGTTGTGAAGTCTTTGGTAAGTCTGATGTATTTTTAGAGTTTAACGTCCAAACTGGATCAGGAGCAATAGAATAGTTGATATTCCATGTCGATAGTAATTCAGCAGACTTATGATCTCTAACGCTAACTGCAGTACACTTAGCTAATATTTTTTGAGTTATCCAGCGTGTAAATTTATAATTTAAAGGCCCTATTCCCTGTCCCCAGGCTATAGTTTTTAATCCTCTTATTTGTGCTAGGCTCATTAACCCTAAGTAATATATTGGACTGGCAAAACTTGTACTATCTTGTATTAAACTTCCTCCACCCCAGATAAAAATATCAGAATATTTTAGAGCCTTCAAAAGTGAAAAAATGTCTCGATGGGGACAAGTTCTCACATTATAATTTTGTTGAGTTTTTTTTGGATTGGCAGAAATAACAATTGGTTCAATTTTTGAAGGTAACATTTGTAATAAGGACATCAATAATGCTTCGTCACCAGCATTTCCCTGTCCATAGTAGCCACTAATCAATGCTTTCATTTTGTCTTTCTTTACATATAAATTTTGTCTTATATGTAGTTAATCACATTTAAGTTTTTCTTGTTTTATTAAAAATACAATTTAATATCAAGTATATTTATCTAATAATTTTTAAACTTAATAAAAACTATCATCAATTATAGGAGTTACATATCAGAGTAAAGGTCTTACTTGACTAGTTAGAACTTTTATTCTGATATGTAACTCCTATAATTGATGATAGCAACAACCATCCAATTACATTGATCTTTAAATCAAAGATACTCACATCAAATAAATTGAAAATAGTACATAGAATAAATGCATTTAGATAAGTAAATAAAAGTAGATTTTTAGTATCGATACTTGTATCTAGAGATATATAGTTACTATAGATTTGTTTTGTTTTGATTAAAATCATAGTAGCTTTTCCTAGAATAGTAGCTACAATTATACTTAATAGTGAAGTTCCAAAAATTCCAATCTCTGATAATAGCATTAAAAATAAATTGTGGGGATGTCCCATCCAGACATTTATTTTCTGTTGATATATAGGAGTAAAATTACGAAGTCCCCATCCCCAGAAGGGACGGCTTAACATCATTTGCCATGCGACACTCCATTGAGTTGTCCTCAAAGCAGTTATATGACGGTCATCATATAATTCATCTGTTAATCTAGCCCAGAAATAATCGGGAATAATCCCACGTATAATATTTTGATAAAAGGGAAGCCAGGCTGCCCATGCGATCAAAAAGACTAATAGTACTATGAAAGAAAGAAACCAGTACAATTCTAAATATGCTATGAAAGCAGTTAAGCTTAATAGTGCAAGACCCCATGCGCTACGGGAATGAGTTAATACTATTCCAAAACCATTGATAAAAACAGCAACTGAAAGAGTTGCTAATTGTAACTTGGTTTGATAATTACTTAAGATTTTCCAACTTTGATAATGATAAATCCACAGACCTATCGATAATGTAAAAGTAGTTACTAAATAAAAAGCTAGAGTATTTGCATACATTAAAAAAGAAGATACTCTTCCTTCAGGACGTCCATATGCAATTAACTGAATACCTACTCTTTTAAGGAGAAATGGAGTTTCCCAGCCATAAAATAACTGCATAAAGCCTAAAAAGCAAATTGGAAGAGAAACTAGTACTAACCACCAGGCAAGGTTGTATAATCTATTATAGCTATTTAATAAAAATGGAAAAGATACTACCATCAAAATGGAAGGAATAAAATTAGCTAATCCTTCGAAACTTAAAATTGGATAAATTGCTATTGTAGAAATAAAAATTAACCAAATAAATAGTATTCCAAAGCTCCAGTTAAGAGGTTCGTAAATTATACTTTTATATTTTTGTTTCCACAGATTTAATATTAATAAGCTTAAAAATATAGCCCCTAAATCTGCAGATATAGGTAAAAAAATTATGCCAGCTTTCAGTAAATATTCAGACCATAAGAAATTCGGATTTTTTAATTGTTTCATCTCAAGTAAAATTGTCTATAGTACATTTATCTCTTAATATCCTGACTCATAAATTTTGCTATGGTAATTTTAGTAACATAATCAACTATAGTACTTTCGTCACTATAATTGTTTTTTAAAAAATCTTCTCGTTTTTTTTAATGAAGAATTTTTCTTAAATAATACACTTGGCAAGAAAAGTTATTGAGTAAAAATAACAAGAAAAGTACTATTATTTTTTTGGATATAAGATTAGTGAAAACGTCCTATACTTGAGCAAAAAAAAACTGTATTGATATCTAATTCTATTAAGATCTAAAATTA
It contains:
- the csaB gene encoding polysaccharide pyruvyl transferase CsaB, producing the protein MKALISGYYGQGNAGDEALLMSLLQMLPSKIEPIVISANPKKTQQNYNVRTCPHRDIFSLLKALKYSDIFIWGGGSLIQDSTSFASPIYYLGLMSLAQIRGLKTIAWGQGIGPLNYKFTRWITQKILAKCTAVSVRDHKSAELLSTWNINYSIAPDPVWTLNSKNTSDLPKTSQLKVAVNLRNHPSLTLQRLKTLTNALVDFQKITNVYILLVPFQASQDLAIAHFISKQLLKPHEIIQLDDPQRLKGLFKNINMTIGMRLHCLIMAASEKSRCFALSYDPKVKYLMEEINIPGWELNQLPNNSDTIKHAWLEYFFNSMQPIDSSIKDLKERAMLHKEILNQVIS
- a CDS encoding O-antigen ligase family protein; this translates as MKQLKNPNFLWSEYLLKAGIIFLPISADLGAIFLSLLILNLWKQKYKSIIYEPLNWSFGILFIWLIFISTIAIYPILSFEGLANFIPSILMVVSFPFLLNSYNRLYNLAWWLVLVSLPICFLGFMQLFYGWETPFLLKRVGIQLIAYGRPEGRVSSFLMYANTLAFYLVTTFTLSIGLWIYHYQSWKILSNYQTKLQLATLSVAVFINGFGIVLTHSRSAWGLALLSLTAFIAYLELYWFLSFIVLLVFLIAWAAWLPFYQNIIRGIIPDYFWARLTDELYDDRHITALRTTQWSVAWQMMLSRPFWGWGLRNFTPIYQQKINVWMGHPHNLFLMLLSEIGIFGTSLLSIIVATILGKATMILIKTKQIYSNYISLDTSIDTKNLLLFTYLNAFILCTIFNLFDVSIFDLKINVIGWLLLSSIIGVTYQNKSSN